GCTTGGCGAGTTCGTCGTCGATGAAGCCGGTCGCGACACTGCGCCGCTGGTGCCACAACACGGCGATGGCGGCCGCAAAGACGATCAAGAGCGCAATAAGCGTGCGCCAGCGCTTGCGCTGGTGCCAGCGCCGCCGCCGCTGCTCCGTGCCCGTCTCCGCGGCGTCCGCCGTCACGCATCGCTCCCACAGCGACCGGTTGCATCGCCGGCGCACTCGCTTAACCTTGGTCGCAGATGAGTGTTCCTGCAACCGTTCCGGAAGACGCCGCCGGCCACCGCGCCCGGTTGCGCGAACGGCTGTTCGTCGGCGGAGCGGAGGCGCTGCAGGATTACGAGTTGCTCGAATATCTGCTGGCCCTTGCCATCCCGCGGCGCGACACGAAGCCGCTGGCCAAGGCTTTGCTTCGGGAATTCGGCGGCTTGTCGGGTGTGATGACCGCGGCGTCGGAGGATCTCGCCCGCATCAAGGGCATGGGGGAGACGTCGGTCGCGGCGATCAAGGCCGCGCACGGCGTCGCACTCCGGCTGCTCAAGACCGAGACGAGCGCCCAGCCGGTGCTGAGCAATTGGCAGGCCCTCCTCGATTATCTGCGTGCCGACATGGCGCACCACCAGATCGAACGCGTGCGCGTGTTGCACCTCGACAGCCGCAACCGGCTGGTCCGCGACGAAGTGATGAACGAAGGCACCGTCGACGAAGCCCCCGTCTATGCCCGCGAGATCGTCCGGCGCGCGTTGCAACTCGGCTCGGCCGCGGTGATTCTGGTCCACAATCACCCCTCGGGCGATGCGTCGCCCAGCAAGGCGGACATCGACATCACGCGCCAGGTCGCAGCGGCCCTGAAACCGCTGAACATCGCGCTGCACGACCATATCGTCATGGCCCGCGGCGGGCACACGAGTTTAAGAGCGCAAGGGCTGATCTGAATTCCTCCCCCAGCTTGTCTGGGGGATGGGGAGTGCCGGGTCGAACGCGCCTCGCGCGTTCGAGGATCGTCCCGGGGGACGATCCGACCCGTCACTCCGCGCAAGCGATGGTGGAGGGGCTTGCGGCGTCGGGCGCGTGCCGCGCCACCCCTCCACCACTCGGCTACGCCGAGCGGTCCCCCTCCCCCAGCAAGCTGGGGGAGGACTTCCACTCACCCCAGATCATGCTCCAGCGTGATCTCGGCATTCAGCAGCTTGGAGATCGGGCAGCCCTTCTTGGCCTCCTCGGCAATCCGCTCGAAGTCGGCCTTGTCGATCCCGTCGACCCGCCCCTTCAGCTTCAGCGCCGACTTGGTCACCTTGAACCCGTCGCCGTCCTTGTCCAGCGTCACCGCCGCATCGGTTTCCAGCGTGCCTGCCGAATACCCTTCCTTCGCCAGCGCGAAGCTCAGCGCCATGGTGAAGCAGCTGGCGTGCGCGGCCGCGATCAGCTCTTCGGGATTGGTGCCGGGTTCGTTCTCGAACCGCGTGTTGAAGCCATAGGGATTGTCGGACAGCACGCCCGACTGGGTCGAGACATGCCCCTTCCCATCCTTGCCGAGGCCATCGTAGCGGGCGGATGCGGTGCGGGTCGTCATGTGCGTCGTCTCCTCAGATTTAGACGCCACCCCGAACGCACGCCTGCGCGTTCGGGTTCACATGGGTTACGATCCGGCAACCGGTGTGTCGTCATTTCGCGGACGCCCTAGCTTCCCGTTCCCCGGCGAAGGCCGGGGTCCAGGTGCACGCGATCTCCGAAACTTACCGCCCGACCGGAACTGGGCCCCGGCCTTCGCCGGGGCACTCGAGAGAAATACCCGGGGGTCCCGCCTCCGCGGGAATGACGGAAGAGAGCGTAGTCCTCCCCCGCCGTGACCACCTCACCCCGCGTGCTCGGCGATCCA
The nucleotide sequence above comes from Roseomonas aeriglobus. Encoded proteins:
- the radC gene encoding DNA repair protein RadC, which gives rise to MSVPATVPEDAAGHRARLRERLFVGGAEALQDYELLEYLLALAIPRRDTKPLAKALLREFGGLSGVMTAASEDLARIKGMGETSVAAIKAAHGVALRLLKTETSAQPVLSNWQALLDYLRADMAHHQIERVRVLHLDSRNRLVRDEVMNEGTVDEAPVYAREIVRRALQLGSAAVILVHNHPSGDASPSKADIDITRQVAAALKPLNIALHDHIVMARGGHTSLRAQGLI
- a CDS encoding OsmC family protein, which translates into the protein MTTRTASARYDGLGKDGKGHVSTQSGVLSDNPYGFNTRFENEPGTNPEELIAAAHASCFTMALSFALAKEGYSAGTLETDAAVTLDKDGDGFKVTKSALKLKGRVDGIDKADFERIAEEAKKGCPISKLLNAEITLEHDLG